In Eubalaena glacialis isolate mEubGla1 chromosome 3, mEubGla1.1.hap2.+ XY, whole genome shotgun sequence, the following are encoded in one genomic region:
- the LOC133088183 gene encoding late cornified envelope protein 2A-like, whose product MSCQQNQQRCQPPPKCIPKCPVPKCPPKCPLVSSCSESGDCCLSHHRPRLFHQRRHQSPDFCECEPSGGTRCCESSGDSC is encoded by the coding sequence ATGTCCTGCCAGCAGAACCAGCAGAGGTGCCAGCCCCCTCCCAAGTGCATCCCCAAGTGCCCTGTCCCTAAATGCCCCCCAAAGTGCCCTCTAGTCTCTTCCTGCTCTGAGAGTGGGGACTGCTGTCTGAGCCACCACAGGCCCCGTCTCTTCCACCAGCGCCGGCACCAGAGCCCTGACTTCTGTGAGTGTGAGCCCTCGGGGGGCACCAGGTGCTGTGAAAGCTCTGGGGACAGCTGCTGA
- the LOC133088182 gene encoding LOW QUALITY PROTEIN: late cornified envelope protein 1E-like (The sequence of the model RefSeq protein was modified relative to this genomic sequence to represent the inferred CDS: substituted 1 base at 1 genomic stop codon) — MSXQQNQQQCQCPPKCPSPQCPPKCPPKCPPASSCCGPSCGHCCSSGAGGCCLSRHRSRRSHHCRHHSPDCCSQASGGSGCCGGGSGQSSGGCC, encoded by the coding sequence ATGTCCTGACAGCAGAACCAGCAGCAGTGCCAGTGCCCCCCCAAGTGCCCCTCCCCGCAATGCCCCCCAAAGTGTCCCCCAAAGTGCCCTCCAGCCTCTTCCTGCTGTGGCCCCAGCTGTGGGCACTGCTGCAGCTccggggctgggggctgctgTCTGAGCCGCCACAGGTCCCGCAGGTCCCACCACTGCAGACACCACAGCCCTGACTGCTGCAGCCAGGCCTCGGGGGGCTCCGGGTGCTGTGGAGGGGGGAGCGGTCAGTCCTCTGGAGGCTGCTGCTGA